One segment of Haloplanus natans DSM 17983 DNA contains the following:
- a CDS encoding DUF2309 domain-containing protein: protein MSTDPAIEESIDAAADAVGSVWPLHSFVTANPLAGFEDRPFHEAVADAERLLGGDGYPSADVFRHALADGRIDPELLAAELTAHGYDADPEASLDRLAAESPAETPDATTATDRVDAVLTKWLAAFMDQGRAEWPMPNRERGFYAAFRTVAPHDDEVPNGDAIAALPDRPVDAIRDYLDAKPVGEWQDIFEFQLAALPGWTGFLKRRAADDDAWQSAYPITLSGYLAVRLALVDQFDAPLVASVDEAEGTDASDGAVPLPEVWLTAWEATYRDELVDALTDASASVTEADDGRPDAQLVFCIDTRSEIIRRHVEAAGDYETHGYAGFFGVPMRYAGYDSDVTVDACPPILDADHRISERPTTTDGECDTHDRWHAALDAGTTAVKRLKANAATAFSFVEGAGAGYGATLAARTLIPGRVHDLRDAIGDRIPDTHEFCAPTVDYNPDAVTELREGLTLEEKVDYAATAFDCMGWEAFARIVVFTGHASETANNPFDSSLDCGACAGSAGGPNARVLAAICNDEAVKTHLRDRDIDVPADTVFVAAEHNTTTDEIELYAGDVPETHADDIEQLRADLATARAGAAAERAGDMGADADAAVHETERRAADWAETRPEWGLAGNAGFVVGPRALTDDLDLDGRTFLHSYDWRTDPDGDALEAILTGPMVVTQWINAQYYFATVDNAAYGSGSKVTQNPVGNVGVYQGNGGDLLTGLPRQSLWSVADEPYHQPLRLSTVIHAPVDRVTDTLADHANVAGLLDNGWLSLTVVDPEQDHRAFHYAGDLAWTPISDRPEASPEPAAPVADD, encoded by the coding sequence ATGAGTACTGACCCCGCCATCGAGGAGAGTATCGACGCGGCAGCCGACGCGGTCGGCTCCGTCTGGCCGCTCCACTCGTTCGTCACGGCCAACCCGCTCGCCGGCTTCGAGGACCGGCCGTTCCACGAGGCCGTCGCCGACGCCGAACGGCTGCTCGGCGGCGACGGCTACCCGAGCGCTGACGTCTTCCGTCACGCGCTGGCGGACGGGCGGATCGATCCGGAACTGCTCGCGGCCGAACTGACCGCGCACGGCTACGATGCCGACCCCGAGGCGTCGCTCGACCGGCTGGCCGCCGAGTCGCCGGCCGAGACGCCCGACGCGACGACGGCCACCGACCGGGTCGACGCCGTCCTGACGAAGTGGCTGGCGGCCTTCATGGACCAAGGGCGCGCGGAGTGGCCCATGCCGAACCGCGAGCGGGGGTTCTACGCGGCGTTTCGCACCGTCGCGCCCCACGACGACGAGGTTCCAAATGGCGACGCCATCGCCGCCCTTCCCGACCGCCCCGTCGACGCCATCCGCGACTACCTCGACGCGAAGCCGGTCGGCGAGTGGCAGGACATCTTCGAGTTCCAGCTAGCCGCGCTCCCCGGATGGACGGGCTTTCTGAAACGCCGCGCGGCCGACGACGACGCCTGGCAGTCGGCGTATCCGATCACGCTCTCGGGCTATCTGGCGGTCCGTCTGGCGCTTGTCGACCAGTTCGACGCGCCCCTCGTTGCGTCCGTAGACGAGGCCGAGGGCACGGACGCTTCCGACGGCGCCGTCCCGCTCCCAGAGGTGTGGCTGACGGCGTGGGAGGCGACCTACCGCGACGAACTGGTCGACGCCCTCACCGACGCGAGCGCGTCGGTCACGGAGGCGGACGACGGCCGCCCGGACGCCCAACTCGTCTTCTGTATCGACACGCGCTCGGAAATCATCCGTCGCCACGTCGAAGCCGCTGGCGACTACGAAACCCACGGCTACGCCGGCTTCTTCGGCGTGCCGATGCGCTACGCCGGCTACGATTCGGACGTGACCGTCGACGCCTGTCCGCCAATCCTCGACGCCGACCACCGCATCTCGGAGCGGCCGACGACGACCGACGGCGAGTGCGACACCCACGACCGCTGGCACGCCGCGCTCGACGCCGGGACGACGGCGGTGAAACGCCTCAAAGCCAACGCCGCGACGGCGTTCAGCTTCGTCGAGGGCGCGGGCGCGGGCTACGGGGCCACCCTGGCCGCGCGGACGCTGATTCCCGGGCGTGTCCACGACCTTCGCGACGCTATCGGCGACCGGATTCCAGACACTCACGAGTTCTGCGCGCCGACGGTCGATTACAACCCCGATGCCGTCACCGAACTCCGCGAGGGCCTCACGCTCGAGGAGAAGGTCGACTACGCCGCGACGGCCTTCGACTGCATGGGCTGGGAGGCGTTCGCCCGTATCGTCGTCTTCACCGGCCACGCCAGTGAGACGGCGAACAACCCGTTCGACTCCAGCCTCGACTGTGGCGCCTGCGCCGGTTCGGCCGGGGGGCCGAACGCCCGCGTCCTCGCCGCCATCTGCAACGACGAGGCGGTCAAAACGCACCTCCGTGACCGCGACATCGACGTGCCCGCGGACACCGTCTTCGTCGCCGCCGAGCACAACACGACGACCGACGAAATCGAACTGTACGCCGGCGACGTTCCCGAGACACACGCCGACGACATCGAACAACTCCGCGCGGACCTCGCGACGGCCCGCGCCGGGGCGGCCGCCGAACGTGCGGGCGACATGGGCGCGGACGCCGACGCGGCCGTCCACGAAACCGAGCGCCGCGCCGCCGACTGGGCCGAGACACGCCCCGAGTGGGGGCTGGCCGGCAACGCCGGCTTCGTCGTCGGCCCGCGCGCGCTCACCGACGACCTGGATCTGGACGGCCGGACCTTTCTCCACTCCTACGACTGGCGGACCGACCCCGACGGCGACGCCCTCGAAGCCATCCTGACCGGGCCGATGGTCGTCACCCAGTGGATCAACGCGCAGTACTACTTCGCGACAGTCGACAACGCGGCCTACGGGAGCGGGTCGAAGGTGACCCAGAACCCCGTCGGCAACGTCGGCGTCTACCAGGGCAACGGCGGCGACCTGCTGACTGGCCTTCCGCGCCAGTCGCTGTGGAGCGTGGCCGACGAACCCTACCATCAGCCGCTCCGCCTCTCGACGGTGATCCACGCGCCGGTCGACCGCGTCACCGATACGCTGGCCGACCACGCGAACGTGGCCGGCCTCCTCGACAACGGCTGGCTCTCGCTGACCGTCGTCGACCCGGAGCAGGACCACCGCGCGTTCCACTACGCGGGCGACCTCGCGTGGACGCCGATTTCGGACCGCCCGGAAGCCAGCCCGGAACCGGCGGCGCCCGTCGCCGACGACTGA
- a CDS encoding type II toxin-antitoxin system RatA family toxin — protein sequence MDRIHVSTVVCLPPDEVYDFLVDFPRYARYSKYLTGVTADGDGSPGTRYRLRFAWWKLSYTAHTEVTDADSPARLDWRVTKDLDAYGNWRVEPLDSVPPGLPADAEVACRVHLEVEFDPDSVGGGMLDLPRFVSLDWVVGKIKPILVEEAERVVERIVADIEGRCREVELVVHEVPGGV from the coding sequence GTGGACCGCATCCACGTCAGCACTGTCGTCTGCCTCCCGCCCGACGAGGTGTACGACTTCCTCGTGGACTTTCCGCGCTACGCCCGGTATTCGAAGTATCTGACGGGCGTCACAGCCGACGGCGACGGGTCGCCGGGGACGCGCTACCGCCTGCGTTTCGCGTGGTGGAAACTCTCCTACACCGCCCACACGGAAGTGACGGACGCCGACTCGCCGGCCCGCCTCGACTGGCGGGTGACCAAGGACCTCGACGCCTACGGGAACTGGCGGGTCGAACCCCTCGATTCGGTGCCCCCGGGGCTGCCCGCGGACGCCGAGGTGGCGTGTCGCGTCCACCTCGAAGTCGAGTTCGACCCCGACTCCGTCGGCGGCGGTATGCTCGATCTCCCGCGGTTCGTCTCGCTGGACTGGGTGGTCGGAAAAATAAAACCCATCCTCGTCGAGGAGGCCGAACGCGTCGTCGAGCGCATCGTCGCGGATATCGAGGGTCGGTGCCGCGAGGTGGAAC